The Streptomyces nigra genome includes the window GAGACCGGCCGAGCCCGCGCCGTCGCCGACAGGTACCTCGACCGGCACCCGGACGGCGGCTGGCTGCATCCGCGGGACGTCGCCGAACTCCTCGGCTGCTACGGCATCCCCCAGGCGCCCTGGGCCTGGGCCGAGACCGAGGAGGACGCCGTCCTGGCCGCCGAGCGGCTGCGCGGCTTCGACGGACGCGTCGTGATGAAGGGCCACTGGCCCGGACTGGTGCACAAGAGCGCCGAGCACGCCGTCCATCTCGACCTACGGGGTGACTCCCAGGTCCGGGCCGCCTTCCGCGACCTGGAGACCCGCTTCGCCGGGCTGCTGGAGGGCGTCCTGATCCAGCCGCTCGCCGACCGGGGCACCGAGCTGTTCGCCGGTGTCGTGCAGGACGAGGTCTTCGGCCCGCTCGTCCTCTTCGGGCTCGGCGGCACCGCCAGCGACGTCCTCGCCGACCACGCCGCCCGCCTCGCCCCGCTCACCGACCACGACGTGCACGACCTGATCACGGCCGCCCGGTGCGCCCCACTCCTCCTCGGCGCGGACGGCGCACGGCCCGCCGACCTCGCCGGCCTCGAACAACTGCTGCTGCGCCTGTCCCGGATGGCGGCCGACCTGCCGCAGCTCGCCGAGGCCGACTTCAACCCGGTGCTCGCGACCCCGGAGAGCGTCACCGTGCTCGACGCGCGGGTGCGCCTGGTGCCCCGCGCGCCCCAGGACCCGTATCTGCGCCGACTCCGCCGAGGAGGCCCCCGATGAAACACGACAAGGTCGGCTCGGTCATGACCACGGACGTCGTCCGCGCCGAGTACGGCACCCCGTTCAAGGAAGTCGCCCGGCTGCTCGACCGGCACCACATCAGCGGACTCCCCGTCGTGGACGACGACGAGATGGTCCTCGGCGTCCTCTCCGAGACCGACCTGCTGGCCCGCCAGGCCGCCGAGCCCGGCACCGGAAAGCGGTTCGGCCTCGACCGGCTGACCCGCGCCGGACGCCGGCGCGGCGCGAAGGCCGAGGCCCGCACCGCCGGGCAGTTGATGACCGAGCCCCCGATCACCGTCCACGCCGACGACACCATCGTGGAGGCGGCCCGGACCATGGCATGGCACCGGGTGGAACGGCTGCCCGTCCTCGACGAGGAGAACCGCCTCGTCGGCATCGTGACCCGCCGCGACCTGCTCCAGGTCTTCCTGCGGCCGGACGAGGACATCCGCGCCGAGGTCGTCGACGAGGTGCTGGTGGGCGCCCTGTGGCTGCCGCCGCGCGCTGTCACGGTCACCGTCGTGGAGGGCGTGGTCACGCTGGCGGGCCACCTGGAACGCCGCAGCGAGACGGAGATCGCCGTGTCGATGACCCGTCAGATCGACGGCGTGGTGGCGGTGGTGAACCAGCTGTCCTACCGCCTGGACGACGCGCACACCCGCCCCGAGGAACCGGCCCTGCACGGCTTCGCGCACGACTGGCTCCGCGGGCCGTGACCCGAGAGTGGACAGGAGGGCAAGGACCATGACCACCAAGGTGCTGGTCGCCTACGGGACGACGAACGGCTCGACGGCACGGATCGCCGAGACCGTCGCCGACGTACTGGGCAAGGAGGGCCTCACCGCCGAGGCGCTGCCCGCCCGCACGGTGGAGAGCGTGTCCGGCTACGACGCCGTCGTGGTCGGCGGCGGACTGTACGCGGGACGCTGGCACAAGGACGCCCGCCGGTTCGTCCGGCGGCACCGCGCGGACCTGGCCGGCCGTCCGGTGTGGCTGTTCAGCAGCGGCCCGCTGGACCCGTCGGCCTCCGAGCGCGACATTCCCCCGGTGCCCGGGGTGAAGCGCGCGATGGACCGGGTGGACGCCGAGGGCCACATCACCTTCGGCGGCTGCCTGTCGGAGGGGGCCAGGGGCCGGGTCGCCCGGATGATCCTGCGCAGCGGGAAGGGCGGCGACTTCCGCGACTTCGCTCAGATCGAGGAGTGGGCCGGGTCGGTCGCCGCGGACCTGACGGCATAGGGGGTGTCTCACCGAGGCAGGGCGCACGGCGGTCGCCAACCCACCCAGTCCCGTTGTCAGTGGCGTGTGCCAGAGTCTGGGCATGCTCGAGATCAAGGTGGAGACGGAGAACTGGCAGCAGCACGTGCGCGTGTCGGCCGAGGAACTGGACGGGCTCGTCCGGCGCATCGGCGGTGACGGCGACCGGTTCCTGGTCGTCCAGCGCATACCCGACCTGCCCGACGTCTTCGCCCAGGTCTGGCACCAGGCCGGCGGCGCCTACACGGTGGAGCACCGCGACGGCGCGGCAGACCGGCACTTCCAGGCAACGGCCGACACGCCCGAGGCGGTCGCCACGGCGCTCACGGGCTGGGCACGCCGCCAGCCCGGATGGCACGACGGCCTGACCTGGTCGCGGCTCGACATGGGACCGGTCCAGGACGTCCCGCCGCTCGACCTCTCCGACGACGAGCGTGTCGCATTGGAGGAGCGCGTACGCGAGACGCTGGCCGGCGGCTATGCCACGCGGGCCGAACTGGCCGAACTCGCCGAGGACCACCTGGTCACCGACGACCGCCGCCCCGTGTCCCACGAGCAGGCGATCGCGCTGGCCGACCGACTGTGGCTCGAGCGCGTCGCCGAACAGGCCACGTGGCAGGGCGAGACCGATCCCGAGCGGCTCACCCGCGCGTTCACGGCCCTCCAGGAGGCCGGCATCACCGCCCGCGAGAACTTCGCCTGCTGCCGCAACTGCGGCGAGTCCGAGATCGGCGCCGCGGGCGACCCCGACGCCCGCGGGTATGTCTTCTTCCACTCCCAGTGCACGGACTCCGCCACGGCCGGCCATGGACTGATGCTGCTCTACGGCGGCTTCGACGGCTCGTCCGAGACCACGGAGGCGACAGGCCACGAGATCGTCGCCGCGCTCGACGGGGTGGGCCTCCACACGGAGTGGGACGGCGACCCGGGCCGCGCCATCACCGTCACCCCACTGGACTGGCGCCGCCGCCTGGTCGGATAGGGGGCACAGCGTCAGGCGCCGTGCGCGTCGTAGGTCTCGCGGTGGGCCAGCACCTCGTCCATGTGAGCCTCGGCCCACGTCTTGATGCCGCGCATCATCCTGTACAGCGACAGCCCCAGGTCGGTGAGTTCGTACGACACCGTGACGGGGACTGTCGGCACGACGGTGCGCGACACCAGACCGTCGCGCTCCAGCGAACGCAGCGTCTGGGTGAGCATCTTCTGGCTGACGCCGGCCAGCAGGCGCTGCAGCTCGGAGTAGCGCATCGCCCGGGGCCCGTCGGCGCAGTCGGCGCCCGGCCGGGGCGCGTCGCCGCTGCCGAGCGCGGCCAGGACCAGCGTGACCCACTTCCCGGAGATCCGGTCGAGGAGTCGGCGACTGGGACAGGCCGCGAGGAAGGCGTCGTACTCCGCCTTGGTCTGAGCCTGCCGCTGCTCCTCCGCCGTCGTCACCATGGACCGTTCCTCCCACCGTCGGGTGCCCTACGCACTTCGAAGTGCCTACTTCCCTACAGGAAGCAGCGAACCAATAGTGGTGCAAGGCGCCGTCAGGCACCAGTCCCGGACCCGACCCGAAAGGCCCATCATGACCACCCCCTCCGCCTCGCTCCCCGGAGGCGCCTGGACCCTGGGAGATCTGACCGTCACCCGGTTCGGCTACGGCGCCATGCAGTTGGCCGGCCCCGGTGTCATGGGCCCGCCCGCCGACCGCCAGGGCGCCCTCGCCGTGCTGCGCGAGGCCGTCCGCCTCGGCATCACGCACATCGACACGGCCGACGCGTACGGCCCCCACGTCACCAACGAGTTGATCCGCGAGGCGTTGCATCCGTACCCCGACGCCCTGCACCTCGTCACCAAGG containing:
- a CDS encoding winged helix-turn-helix transcriptional regulator, which translates into the protein MVTTAEEQRQAQTKAEYDAFLAACPSRRLLDRISGKWVTLVLAALGSGDAPRPGADCADGPRAMRYSELQRLLAGVSQKMLTQTLRSLERDGLVSRTVVPTVPVTVSYELTDLGLSLYRMMRGIKTWAEAHMDEVLAHRETYDAHGA
- a CDS encoding DUF6891 domain-containing protein encodes the protein MLEIKVETENWQQHVRVSAEELDGLVRRIGGDGDRFLVVQRIPDLPDVFAQVWHQAGGAYTVEHRDGAADRHFQATADTPEAVATALTGWARRQPGWHDGLTWSRLDMGPVQDVPPLDLSDDERVALEERVRETLAGGYATRAELAELAEDHLVTDDRRPVSHEQAIALADRLWLERVAEQATWQGETDPERLTRAFTALQEAGITARENFACCRNCGESEIGAAGDPDARGYVFFHSQCTDSATAGHGLMLLYGGFDGSSETTEATGHEIVAALDGVGLHTEWDGDPGRAITVTPLDWRRRLVG
- a CDS encoding flavodoxin domain-containing protein; the encoded protein is MTTKVLVAYGTTNGSTARIAETVADVLGKEGLTAEALPARTVESVSGYDAVVVGGGLYAGRWHKDARRFVRRHRADLAGRPVWLFSSGPLDPSASERDIPPVPGVKRAMDRVDAEGHITFGGCLSEGARGRVARMILRSGKGGDFRDFAQIEEWAGSVAADLTA
- a CDS encoding CBS domain-containing protein, which encodes MKHDKVGSVMTTDVVRAEYGTPFKEVARLLDRHHISGLPVVDDDEMVLGVLSETDLLARQAAEPGTGKRFGLDRLTRAGRRRGAKAEARTAGQLMTEPPITVHADDTIVEAARTMAWHRVERLPVLDEENRLVGIVTRRDLLQVFLRPDEDIRAEVVDEVLVGALWLPPRAVTVTVVEGVVTLAGHLERRSETEIAVSMTRQIDGVVAVVNQLSYRLDDAHTRPEEPALHGFAHDWLRGP